One stretch of Streptomyces hygroscopicus DNA includes these proteins:
- a CDS encoding membrane protein: MAYAVNRAVTPVFDLVYLCFGAAAWTMAGYKARAWFRDRANADLGLACVMTAAVANVFLLSAPSVYRWFDGLVGVANLAMVFLYSSVVVFATGALVLLLRWTGSAVRPLVVVAAVAVAWTVAIVGFAVGRPDAVEHPRDFSTAYADAPGVVLFLVLYLAIFGAGLAGLGILCPRYAASLSGSWLARGLRVLAAGCWLGLAYCACKLIGFVFSWAGRELYWLSNGVAPLTASVAALLVLAGFAIPAVGPRASAWRRFRRLRPLWREATAQAPEVSMGHSHWTGWWPFADLEWRANRQMAEIRDVQRGVRRHVEATVLEIAHVKAGAARLDDWQLAAVVEAAALRRGLLNQAAGHVPESAADSVVMTTGAELVEEHEHLARVADVYHLPLVDEVLAELREETAAQRR; encoded by the coding sequence GTGGCGTACGCGGTGAACCGGGCGGTGACACCGGTGTTTGACCTCGTGTATCTCTGCTTCGGCGCCGCCGCCTGGACGATGGCCGGATACAAGGCCCGGGCCTGGTTCCGGGACCGCGCCAACGCCGATCTCGGCCTGGCCTGTGTGATGACCGCGGCCGTGGCGAATGTGTTCCTGCTCTCCGCGCCCAGCGTCTACCGCTGGTTCGACGGCCTGGTGGGTGTCGCCAATCTCGCCATGGTCTTCCTCTACTCCTCCGTCGTGGTGTTCGCCACCGGCGCCCTGGTGCTGCTGCTGCGCTGGACGGGGTCGGCGGTGCGGCCCCTCGTGGTGGTCGCCGCCGTGGCCGTGGCATGGACCGTGGCCATCGTCGGCTTCGCGGTCGGCCGCCCGGACGCGGTCGAGCACCCCCGCGACTTCAGCACCGCCTATGCCGACGCCCCCGGAGTGGTCCTCTTCCTGGTGCTGTATCTGGCCATTTTCGGAGCCGGTCTGGCGGGGCTCGGCATCCTCTGCCCGCGCTATGCCGCCAGCCTGAGCGGCTCATGGCTGGCCCGGGGGCTGCGGGTGCTGGCCGCCGGATGCTGGCTGGGACTGGCGTACTGCGCCTGCAAGCTGATCGGTTTCGTCTTCTCCTGGGCGGGCCGTGAGCTGTACTGGCTCTCCAACGGGGTCGCCCCGCTGACCGCCTCGGTCGCGGCGCTCCTGGTGCTGGCCGGCTTCGCCATCCCCGCCGTCGGGCCGCGGGCCTCGGCATGGCGCCGCTTCCGGCGGCTGCGGCCGCTGTGGCGGGAGGCCACCGCACAGGCCCCCGAGGTGTCCATGGGCCACTCCCACTGGACCGGCTGGTGGCCGTTCGCGGACCTCGAGTGGCGGGCCAACCGACAGATGGCGGAGATCCGCGATGTACAGCGCGGCGTACGGCGCCATGTGGAGGCCACCGTCCTGGAGATCGCGCATGTCAAGGCCGGCGCGGCGCGACTCGACGATTGGCAACTTGCTGCCGTAGTGGAAGCAGCGGCGCTCAGACGCGGTTTGCTGAATCAAGCAGCGGGACATGTGCCGGAGTCCGCGGCGGACAGCGTGGTGATGACGACAGGGGCCGAACTGGTGGAGGAGCACGAGCATCTGGCCCGCGTCGCCGACGTCTATCACCTGCCGCTCGTGGACGAGGTGCTCGCGGAACTGAGGGAGGAGACCGCCGCCCAGCGGCGGTGA
- a CDS encoding DNA-binding protein, with protein sequence MAAGADRSPDAADSPLADRLNYLFTTMHPPGAPYTNAYVAEEISGGEEYGGVSVTEQYLSMLRNGKRTNPSPDVLRALAKFFAVPVGYLLGDLSPSQAERVEEEVRFLVAMRDKRVRSIALRSVGLPPEVQDSLTTIISQFRQQMNLPPEPPGPDGAAGADGSGGPDGEATNGRR encoded by the coding sequence ATGGCAGCGGGTGCCGACAGGTCACCGGACGCCGCCGACAGCCCGCTGGCGGACCGGCTCAACTACCTGTTCACCACCATGCACCCGCCGGGCGCGCCGTACACCAACGCCTACGTCGCCGAGGAGATCAGCGGTGGCGAGGAGTACGGCGGGGTGAGCGTGACCGAGCAGTATCTGTCGATGCTGCGCAACGGCAAGCGCACCAATCCCAGCCCGGATGTGCTGCGGGCGCTCGCCAAGTTCTTCGCCGTGCCCGTCGGTTATCTGCTGGGCGACCTGTCGCCTTCGCAGGCCGAGCGGGTCGAGGAGGAGGTGCGGTTCCTCGTCGCGATGCGCGACAAGCGGGTCCGCAGCATCGCCCTGCGCTCCGTGGGCCTCCCGCCGGAGGTCCAGGACAGTCTCACCACGATCATCTCCCAGTTCCGGCAGCAGATGAACCTTCCGCCCGAACCTCCCGGTCCGGACGGAGCCGCCGGAGCGGACGGTTCGGGTGGTCCGGACGGCGAGGCGACGAATGGCCGTCGATGA